TCAGTGACCCCGAGAGCGTGGCTCTGGCGTGGGTCGCCGTCGACGAGGTCGACTCCCTCCCGCTGCATCCCGGCTTCTGTCGGTCCTGGCCTGTGCTGCGTGATCTTCTCGATGTTCGCCCGACACTCGTCGTGGACGCCGCCAACGTAGTCGGGTCGGTGCCCGACGGCTGGTGGAAGGACCGGGCAGGCGCGGCCTCACGGCTTGCGGCGCGACTGGATGGTGTCGCCGTGCCCGCTGCCGATCTCGAGCTCGGCGGAACCGCGTGGTTCCCCGAAGTCGCGCTCGTGGTCGAGGGGCAGGCACGTGACGTCACCGTGTCCGCGCCCGATGGAGACGCCGGAGCGCTGCCTGCAGGTGGTGTGCGAGTCGTGCGCGCTGCTGCTGCCGGAGACGACGAGATCGTGGCCGAAGTGGCGCGTCGCGTCTCGGCCGGACAACAGGTCGTCGCGGTGACGAGCGATCGGGAAC
This genomic interval from Microbacterium hydrocarbonoxydans contains the following:
- a CDS encoding NUDIX domain-containing protein — encoded protein: MTVVPPAAGEPRRPTGPRNPGDAWVVAPSGEKYWGRFGAAGLLAVDAERGILLQHRVSWSHFGGTWGLPGGALHEGETAIVGAVREAQEEAGVPDGAVRPRFTSVLDLDIWSYTTVIADVVQPFEPVISDPESVALAWVAVDEVDSLPLHPGFCRSWPVLRDLLDVRPTLVVDAANVVGSVPDGWWKDRAGAASRLAARLDGVAVPAADLELGGTAWFPEVALVVEGQARDVTVSAPDGDAGALPAGGVRVVRAAAAGDDEIVAEVARRVSAGQQVVAVTSDRELQARVASAGATPVRSAGWLLGILDGHTRVT